A genomic stretch from Festucalex cinctus isolate MCC-2025b chromosome 13, RoL_Fcin_1.0, whole genome shotgun sequence includes:
- the LOC144033763 gene encoding rhodopsin kinase grk7-b-like gives MSDLLVKELVANTAYLGAQRLDRTDLQKERLSLTLPLPESSSTLQEAQDKHYESLCEQQPIGRELFRQFLLSCNPQYAAAIELLEELAGWSFAKDDAQVMTRRNVLTKFCNPESRSFLSFLARDTVETCKHLSNDTSDESAVSEMREATRDFLRGEPFSEYLGSPFFFRFLQWKEYERQKISDKYFYEFRTLGKGGFGEVCAVQVKTTGQMYACKKLDKRCLKKKCGERLALQEKKILEKVNSLFVVNLAYAYDNNTHLCLVMDLMNGGDLRFHIYELGERGIRMDRVVFYAAQMTMGLLHLHSMNIVYRDLKPENVLLDAYGHCRLSDLGLAVELPNGKTICQKAGTTGYMAPEILTQQYYSTSVDWWALGCSIYEMVAARLPFRDFREKVLKSEVARRTLEDLCKFHHKGFDSATKDVICCLLKKRVAHRLGCQGDDPRKHPFFKSINFHLLEERRLEPPWVPKPNVVYGNDTDCFNDTSEVGDIELDAKDEKFYKEFSTGAVAVSWQKEMIDSGLFEELNRPERNSHHRGMASKSKACVIL, from the exons ATGAGTGACCTGCTGGTGAAGGAACTGGTGGCCAACACAGCCTATCTCGGGGCTCAGCGGCTGGACCGCACTGATCTGCAAAAGGAAAGACTCTCCCTGACTCTGCCCCTGCCAGAGAGCTCCTCGACTCTACAGGAAGCACAAGACAAACACTACGAGTCGCTTTGTGAGCAGCAGCCTATCGGCAGGGAGTTATTCCGGCAGTTTCTCCTCAGCTGTAACCCCCAGTACGCTGCTGCCATTGAGTTGCTGGAGGAGCTGGCGGGATGGAGCTTTGCCAAAGACGACGCCCAAGTGATGACCAGGAGGAACGTCCTCACTAAATTCTGTAACCCCGAGTCCAGgagttttttgtcttttctcgcAAGGGACACGGTGGAAACATGCAAGCACTTATCAAACGACACTTCTGACGAGTCCGCAGTGAGCGAGATGAGAGAAGCCACAAGAGACTTCCTGCGAGGCGAACCGTTCTCGGAGTACTTGGGGAGTCCGTTCTTTTTCAGGTTTCTGCAGTGGAAGGAGTATGAAAGACAGAAGATTAGTGATAAATACTTTTATGAGTTTCGGACATTGGGGAAAGGTGGTTTTGGTGAG GTGTGTGCAGTGCAGGTGAAGACCACAGGGCAGATGTACGCCTGCAAAAAGCTGGATAAGAGATGCTTGAAGAAGAAATGTGGCGAGAGGTTGGCCCTTCAGGAGAAGAAGATCCTGGAGAAGGTGAACAGTCTTTTTGTTGTGAACTTGGCTTACGCCTACGATAACAACACACACCTGTGCCTGGTCATGGACCTGATGAACGGAGGAGACCTCAGGTTCCACATTTACGAACTCGGAGAGCGCGGAATTCGTATGGACCGTGTGGTTTTCTACGCGGCCCAAATGACCATGGGTCTCCTTCACCTGCACTCCATGAACATCGTCTATCGCGATCTGAAGCCAGAGAACGTGCTGCTGGACGCTTACGGCCACTGCAGACTGTCGGACCTCGGATTGGCTGTCGAGCTGCCAAATGGGAAAACGATCTGCCAAAAG GCTGGTACAACTGGTTACATGGCCCCCGAGATCCTGACGCAGCAGTACTACAGCACCTCCGTGGACTGGTGGGCGCTGGGCTGCAGCATCTACGAGATGGTGGCCGCTCGCCTGCCTTTTCGAGACTTCCGCGAAAAGGTGCTGAAGAGCGAGGTGGCCCGCCGCACGCTTGAAGACCTGTGCAAGTTTCATCACAAGGGATTTGACTCGGCTACCAAAGATGTCATCTGTTGCTTACTTAAGAAAAGAGTAGCGCATCGCCTTGGGTGCCA AGGTGATGACCCACGTAAACACCCGTTTTTCAAGAGCATCAATTTCCATTTACTGGAGGAGCGGCGTCTGGAGCCCCCCTGGGTGCCCAAGCCCAACGTGGTGTACGGCAACGACACGGACTGCTTCAACGACACATCGGAAGTCGGAGACATTGAGCTGGATGCCAAGGATGAGAAGTTCTACAAGGAATTCAGCACAGGCGCAGTAGCAGTCTCTTGGCAAAAGGAGATGATTGATAGTGGTTTGTTTGAGGAGCTCAACAGGCCAGAAAGGAACAGCCATCATCGAGGGATGGCATCGAAATCAAAGGCGTGTGTCATTTTGTAA
- the rnf7 gene encoding RING-box protein 2 isoform X1, with protein MDHGDDLGMVLSHNTSSGSKSGGDKMFSLKKWNAVAMWSWDVECDTCAICRVQVMDACLRCQAENKQEDCVVVWGECNHSFHNCCMSLWVKQNNRCPLCQQDWVVQRIGK; from the exons ATGGATCACGGCGACGACCTCGGAATGGTTCTCTCCCACAACACCTCCTCTGGCTCCAAGTCGGGTGGGGACAAGATGTtttcactaaaaaaatggaacgCCGTTGCTATGTGGAGTTGGGATGTTGAATGTGATACTTGCGCCATTTGCCGGGTGCAAGTAATGG ATGCTTGTCTCCGATGCCAGGCGGAAAACAAGCAAGAGGACTGTGTTG TTGTTTGGGGAGAGTGCAACCATTCCTTCCATAACTGCTGCATGTCCCTTTGGGTGAAGCAGAACAATCGCTGCCCCCTCTGCCAGCAGGACTGGGTGGTTCAGAGAATCGGCAAATAA
- the rnf7 gene encoding RING-box protein 2 isoform X2 encodes MDHGDDLGMVLSHNTSSGSKSGGDKMFSLKKWNAVAMWSWDVECDTCAICRVQMLVSDARRKTSKRTVLLFGESATIPSITAACPFG; translated from the exons ATGGATCACGGCGACGACCTCGGAATGGTTCTCTCCCACAACACCTCCTCTGGCTCCAAGTCGGGTGGGGACAAGATGTtttcactaaaaaaatggaacgCCGTTGCTATGTGGAGTTGGGATGTTGAATGTGATACTTGCGCCATTTGCCGGGTGCAA ATGCTTGTCTCCGATGCCAGGCGGAAAACAAGCAAGAGGACTGTGTTG TTGTTTGGGGAGAGTGCAACCATTCCTTCCATAACTGCTGCATGTCCCTTTGGGTGA